From the genome of Chanos chanos chromosome 5, fChaCha1.1, whole genome shotgun sequence, one region includes:
- the hs2st1a gene encoding heparan sulfate 2-O-sulfotransferase 1, giving the protein MGILRIMMPPKFQLLALLAFAVAMVFLENQIQKLEESRGKLELAIARHEVREIEQRHTQDGARESLLDEADDVVIIYNRVPKTASTSFTNIAYDLCSKNHYHVLHINTTKNNPVMSIQDQVRFVKNVTSWREMKPAFYHGHISFLDFAKFGVKKRPIYINVIRDPIERLVSYYYFLRFGDDYRPGLRRRKQGDKKTFDECVSAGGSDCAPEKLWLQIPFFCGHYSECWNIGSKWALEQAKYNLVNEYMLVGVTEELEDFVMMLEAALPRFFKGALELYRTGKKSHLRKTSEKKPPTKESIAKLQQSEIWKMENEFYEFALEQFQFVRAHAVREKDGELYLLAPNFLYEKIYPKTT; this is encoded by the exons ATGGGGATTTTAAGGATTATGATGCCTCCCAAGTTTCAGCTCTTGGCACTGCTGGCATTCGCAGTGGCCATGGTTTTCCTAGAGAACCAAATACAGAAGCTGGAGGAATCGCGAGGTAAACTAG AACTTGCCATAGCCAGGCACGAGGTCCGAGAGATCGAGCAGAGACACACTCAGGACGGAGCGAGGGAGAGCCTCCTGGACGAGGCCGATGACGTGGTCATCATCTACAACCGAGTGCCCAAGACTGCCAGCACCTCCTTCACCAACATCGCCTATGATCTGTGCAGCAAGAACCACTACCACGTACTGCATATCAACACCACCAAAAACAACCCCGTCATGTCAATTCAGGACCAG GTTCGTTTTGTGAAGAACGTAACATCATGGAGGGAGATGAAACCTGCATTCTACCATGGACACATTTCCTTTCTGGACTTTGCTAA GTTTGGAGTGAAGAAAAGGCCCATTTACATCAACGTTATCCGAGACCCCATAGAGCGCCTGGTGTCTTACTACTACTTCCTTCGCTTTGGGGACGATTACAGGCCGGGTCTGAGACGCAGGAAACAGGGGGACAAAAAG ACTTTTGATGAGTGTGTATCTGCGGGAGGTTCTGACTGTGCTCCTGAGAAACTCTGGCTCCAGATCCCTTTCTTCTGTGGTCACTACTCAGAATGTTG GAACATTGGCAGCAAATGGGCTTTGGAGCAAGCCAAGTATAACCTGGTGAATGAGTATATGTTGGTGGGGGTaacagaggagctggaggactTTGTTATGATGTTGGAGGCAGCGCTTCCTCGCTTTTTCAAAGGAGCTCTGGAGCTCTATCGAACAG GGAAGAAATCTCATCTGAGGAAGACCAGTGAAAAGAAACCTCCAACCAAAGAGTCCATCGCTAAGCTCCAGCAGTCAGAAATATGGAAAATGGAGAATGAATTTTACGAGTTTGCCCTTGAGCAGTTCCAGTTTGTGAGGGCCCACGCGGTACGGGAAAAGGATGGAGAACTTTACCTCTTAGCCCCAAACTTCTTATACGAAAAGATCTACCCAAAAACGACCTGA